A window of Aurantibacillus circumpalustris genomic DNA:
AGCGGATCGGCAACTTTGAATGCGATAGACGGCGCTGCTGGTTATACTTACACATGGTCTCCGACAGTAAGTAACAATTCTTCTGTTGTAGTTACGCCGGGTTCAACTTCGGTTTATACGTTGGCTTACACAAGCACCTCCGGAACTTGTCCGGCCGTTACAAGCACGGTTACCATTGGATCGCAACTATCTATTGCAATAATCGCAAGTTCAAGTAATACAATTTGTTCAGGCACAACAGTTAGTCTAAGTGCGCAAAGTTCAGCAACTACTTATTCGTGGAACACAGGCGCAACTACTTCTGCCATTACAGTAACGCCAAACGCAACTACTATTTATACTGTTGCTGGTATTACTGGCAGTTTGCCTTTTCCATCTTGCTATGGGGCAAACACAATACAAATTGTCGTAAATGCTTCTCCTACTTTGGCGGTGGCACTTTCGCCTAGTGTTTTATGTTCGCAACAAGGAAGTATAACAATTACAGCTTCAGGAGCAGATAATTACACATACCTCTCAAGTTCAAGTAACCCTCAAAGCATCGCTACACCTTCTGCAGGAGCCTGGAATTTTCCAATCACCGGGAACGCTTTAAATGGATGTAGCGCCTCTGGTACAGTTGTATTTACAGTAGAACCAACACCAACTGTGACGGCAACAAAATCCTCTCCAACTGTTTGTACCACCCATGAGGTTACATTAACTGCCAATGGAGCTGACACTTATGTTTGGTCTGGTGCTGGCGCTGGATCTACCGCGAATCCATTAACGTACAGTTCTTCTACAACAGGTAGTAAAATTTTTACTTTAATTGGAACCGATCTTGCTGGTTGTACTGGCTCGGCTGTTGTATCAGTAAATGTGATTGTTTGTAATCTGGTTGGTATTAGTGTAAATAATGCTTTTGAAGAAACAGCTATCTTCCCGAATCCTTTTACGAATGAAATCAAAATAAACGTACTTGATGGAAATGTGGTTGTCTATAATGCACTTGGACAAATTGTTGTGAATGCAGCGGTACACTCATCAGAAACAATTAACACTAGCGAGTTACCTAAAGGGGCTTATATTGTTAAAGCATATAACACAAACGGTGAATTAGTTAAAACAGCTAAATTGGTTAAAAACTAAGTTGGTAATTCTATTATTAAACCCGTTATAGCTTGCTATAACGGGTTTTTTGTTTTTTAACCTTGTTCAAACAAATGATTTGGTAAATTTACCGAGGTTTCGTTAACCTACTTAAATATTTATGACAGTTGATTCACTCTTAGAACGCGCACTCAAATTTGATTTTTTGAGTATTGAAGAAGGAGTTTTTCTTTTTGAAAACGCAGCAACCGCAGATCTAGCTTTTGTTGCGAATGAATTAAAAAAAATTCAAAAGAAAAACTCAAACAAGGTTACCTGGCAAATAGACAGAAACCTAAACACCACCAATGTTTGTATAGCGAATTGTAAATTTTGTAATTTTTACAGAATACCTGGTCATAAAGAATCCTACATAACTGACATAAAAACGTATAAGAAAAAAATTGAAGAAACAATTAAATACGGAGGTGATCAATTGTTATTGCAAGGCGGACATCATCCTGATTTAGGCTTATCGTTTTATACTAATTTATTCAAAGAAATTAAATCACATTTTCCGCAAATAAAACTACACTCTCTCGGTCCTCCAGAAATTGCCCATATCACTAAGCTAGAAAAAAGCACCCATACAGAAGTTTTAAAAGCGCTTGTAGAAGCAGGTTTGAACAGTTTACCAGGCGCAGGCGCAGAAATATTGAACGACCGTGTTCGCCGTTTAATTAGTAAAGGGAAGTGCACAGGACGTGAATGGTTGGAGGTAATGAAGGCTGCCCATCAACTGAACATCACAACTAGTGCTACGATGATGTTTGGTCATGTTGAAACCATTTATGAACGTTTTGAACATTTGGTTTGGATACGTGAAGTCCAGGCTCAAAAACCCGCCCACGCGAAAGGATTTTTAGCTTTTATTCCCTGGCCCTTTATGGATGATGGTACTTTATTAAAACGTGTAAAAGGCGTTAAGAATACAGTAACTTCTGATGAATACATTCGCATGTTGGCACTTAGTCGGATAATGCTTCCAAATATTGAAAATATACAAGCAAGTTGGTTAACAGTTGGTAAGGCTACAGCTCAAATTTGCCTACATTCTGGCGCAAATGATTTTGGAAGTATCATGATTGAAGAAAATGTTGTAAGTGCTGCAGGAGCACCACATAGATTTACTTACAAAACCATTCAAGAATCAATTCAAGATGCGGGGTTCGAACCTCAATTACGGAATCAACAATACGAATACCGTGAGTTGCCAGAAGGAATCGAAGAACAAATAGTAAATTATTGATTTTTAATACGGAAACAGATATAAAAACTACATTTGTTTATGCTTAAAAAGCTTTTCATAGTTCTCGTATTATTGTTTTTCTCAAGACCTTCTTACTCTCAAAAAGCACAAGACACTATTTTTTTAATGAATGGAATTGTTATTGCCAAACAGGTTATTGACACCACTTTTAATACGGTTACAATAATGAATCCAAAAAAACATTTACAAAAAATTCATTACGAAATGAACCAATTGTACATGGTAAAATTTGCAGACGGTTATAAACGCTATTACTATGTGCAAGATCCGTCAATATACAATGAGTTTACGCGCGATGAAATGTGGTTATTTATGAAAGGGGAAAGTGACGCGAGGAAAGGATTTAAAGCGAGGGGGGCATTAACAACGTCAATTTTTATAGGCTTTGCGGCCGGAGCAACGGGAACTTTTTTTGCCCCTATTGCTCCATTCGGATTTATGGCTCTGAGCGGTGTTACTAAAGTTAAAATCAAACACAACACAGTAAGTAATCCAAGATATATCGAAGACGATGCTTATATACTCGGTTACGAAAGGGTTGCGAGACAGAAACGAAAAACAAAATCTTTAATAGGAGGAACAATTGGATTAGCCCTAGGTTATGCTTTTTATGCTATTTTTAATGATAAGTATCCAGAAAATGGCAACATAGGATTTAATAGATAAATGAATTTATAATAAGATTAATAAGAGAATGCAAAAAAAAATAATGCTGCTTGGCAGCGGAGAGCTCGGAAAAGAATTAGTTATTGCTTTACAGCGATTAGGAGAATATGTTATTGCTGTTGATAGCTATACTAGTGCTCCTGCCATGCAAGTAGCTCATACGTTTGAAGTGATTAATATGCTCGATGGCGATGCCTTGGATAAAATTGTAACGAAGCATAAACCTGATTTGATTGTACCCGAAATTGAAGCCATAAGAACAGAACGTTTTTATGATTATGAAAAACAAGGAATAACGGTTGTGCCAAGTGCGAAAGCAGCAAACTTCACCATGAATAGAAAAGCAATTCGCGACCTAGCATCTAAAACGCTTGGTTTAAGAACGGCAAAATACCAATACGCAACAACGCTCGAAGAATTTAAAGTGGCGGTTAGTGCAGTTGGAATTCCCTGTGTAGTAAAGCCTTTAATGAGCAGCAGCGGTAAAGGCCAGAGCATTGTTAAAACAGAGTCCGATATTGAAAAAAGCTGGACCTATGCCATGGAAGGTTCGCGCGGAGATTCCAAAGAAATTATTATTGAAGAGTTTATAAAATTTGATTCTGAAATAACGCTGTTAACAGTAACGCAAAAAGAAGGGCCAACATTATTCTGTCCTCCTATTGGGCACAGGCAGGAACGTGGAGACTACCAAGAGAGCTGGCAGCCATGTGCTATCAGCGACAAGGATTTGAAGGAAGCTCAGAGCATGGCTGAGAAAGTAACCCGAGAATTAACTGGTGCTGGTATTTGGGGCATTGAATTTTTTCTAACGCCTAACGGAGTTTATTTTAGTGAACTATCTCCTCGTCCACACGATACAGGCATGGTAACTCTAGCCAACACACAAAATTATAATGAGTTTGAATTACATGCTCGCGCAATTTTAGGATTACCAATTCCTGAAATTGAATTAATAAAGCAAGGCGCGTCAGCAGTTGTATTGGCAGAAAAAGAAGGCGGATTACCTGCTTATACAGGAGTAGTTGAAGTGCTTAAAAACACCAATACTGATATTAAAATATTTAATAAGCCAACTACACGCCCATATAGACGCATGGCGGTTGTTTTATGTAATGATCAAGTAAATGCAGACGTCATAAAAACGAAAGAGAAGGCAATGAAGCTTGCTGTGCAAATCAAATTAGTTTATTCATGAGATTTTTATTCATTGTACTGGTAAGTTGTTTACACTTTGTGGGTTATTCACAAATAACAGATTCTATTAATTTGGCTCCATCGAGTTTATTCAATAATTTGAAATTAGGAGATTCACTTACTTTTTATCAGTGCCATGTGGAAGAAGCCGTTCAACAACTTTCCACGGCTTCAGGTCAAACCCTTACTGGTAAGACTCAAAAATATACGATTACTGAAAAATATGTTTTAGTAAAAACAGACATGGGTTATAATGCAAATTACTATACCTCCTCATTAAATGTTTTTCCAAACAAAAAGTTTTCGGGACTAAAAATAAGAGAACGACCTTATTGGGCTTTCGAAAAAGAAAAGACTGTAACGTTAAATGATCAAGACTTAAAAGTATTTCTGGCTTTAGAAAAAAAGGGGCATGAGGCGATTGAGTACGATTTTGGAATTACGCGGTATAACACAAATCAAATTATTATTAAACAGCACAAGAATTTTAAGCAATTGGTAATTGAAGGGAATTATGTGATTTCTAAACTAATTAAATTGTAAGAATTAGTTTAAAACGTTTTGCACTTGGCTATAAAGTAATTGTTTTTCATTTCCTCTCTATTGTATACCATTGGCAAATTTGTACCGAGGTCTATAAGTTGACATCCGGCTTCTTCAAGAATACACTGCCCCGCAGCGGTGTCCCACTCCATGGTTGTTCCATAACGTGAATATTCATGAGCTTTACCTTCGGCAACCCAGCACTGTTTAATGCTGCTACCAACGCTGATCATATCTACGTCTCCGTATAAATTTTTTAATTTACTTACATGTTCATTTATTTCTCTGCTAAGGTGCGAACGACTTCCAACAACGGTATACGTTTTGGGTAATTTTTGTGATGGTAGTTTTTTAGCAAATTCAAAAAGATGATCAATTAGATTTTTTTTAGAAAGCTCTCTAATCATATCGTGTTGGGTTATTTTGTAACTACCACCATTTTTGTAACCAAAATAAATATCCTTAGCAACAGGAGCATAAATTATACCAATTACAGGTTTGTTATCTTCTACAAGGGCAATGTTAACTGCAAATTCTCCATTTCGTTTCACGTATTCTTTTGTTCCATCAAGAGGGTCTACAATCCATACTTGAGGCCATGTTTTTCGTATGGCGTAGTCTAAAATCTCTTCTTCTTCACTAATAACGGGAATATTTGAGGCAGACAATATTTTTGTAATGAATTCACCAGAAGTTTTATCTGCCAACGTTACTGGAGTATTGTCTGATTTTGTTTCAACGTAAAAATCGGTATTGTAAATTTTAAGAATTTCGTCGCCAGCTATAAAAGCCGCATTAATCGCAAGTTTTAAAAGATCTTTAGTGTCCATTAAATACTTTTTTTAGTATAGAATTAAGTTCATGTGCTTTATACACAACCATGGCATGATTACCATTTTTTATGGGTTCAAAATTTTTTATTTTACTCGATGGTAATAAACGATCTGCCAAGCCATGTATATGATAAATTGTTTGCGAATTGTATTTTCTCGGCCAATTAATAATCATATCAATACAATATTTAAAATAATTTGGCGGCATTGATTGAGCCATTTGCTTAAACTCAAACAAATCATTTTTTTCAAAACCAATAAACCAACTTAGTTTGGATACTAGTTTACGGTAACCACTGTCTCTTACTAATTTATGAAGCGGAAATATTTTTAAAAATTTTATGCGAATGGGTAGTTCCTCTCTCGTTTTACAGGATGAGATCAAAACAAGTTTTTTCACTTGAATTAAATCGGCAATTTCGCAACATAACATACCTCCAAATGAAACACCCATCATGTTTATTGGGGTAGACTTATCAATTTGATCAATGAAGGTTTTTGCGTAATCGCTGAGTGTAAAGGCGGGTTCAGGTTTAGGCCATTCAAGTATTTTTAGAGAATGCTGAGGTATGGAAATATTCTTAAAAAGATTTCTATCAGTGCCTAATCCAGGTATGGTGTAAACTATCTCCAAATTATTTTTTTTCTATCTCTAATCCTTTTCTCTTCCAATCATCAAAACCTTTTTCAAGATTTACAACTTCTTTAAAGCCATTCTTTTTCATTAGGTCAACGCACTCTCCGCTTCTTCCGCCACCCGCACAATAAACTAAATACGTTTTTTTCTTATCTAGTTTTAAAAGTTGCGACTCAGCATCTTTTGCAAAAAAATCAATTTGGCGAGCCCCCTTTATCATTCCCTTAGAGTTAATTTCATCTGAAGTTCTAAGATCGATAAGGATCGACTGTTTTTCATCGATCAGTTTTTTGAATGTTACGGCGTCTACATTTTTTACAATAGTTTGTGCGCCTAAAGTGAAGCTTAGGCAAAAAAGGCTAAGTGTAATAAGTTTTTTCATTTTAAAAATTCAGTAGATTTTAGTTAAAGATACATTTTAAGGTATAAGCTTCTTGTCTACTACTACAAATTTAGCTTTATTAAACGCAAAAAAACAAAGCATCCACTTTTGTTTAAGTAGAGCCGCCCTCCCACTTAAAGCACTAATATTGAGATAAATACAAGTTTGTTTTTTATACTTATTAACATATTAGTACCCAAAGCTTAATTTTAGCAATGAGATATATACGGGAATTAATAAGCACATTTGTAAAAAAATAAACCATGAAAAAATTCAGTTTAATAATTATTTTGACACTTTCATTTTTTGTTGGAAAAACGCAATCTCTGGATTCGCTAACAATTAATTATTATGAAAATTTTCCTTACGCCTATTTGGAGTCAGGAAAGTTGAGAGGCATAGAGATTGATATTATTGAGGAATATGTCAACTGGTTAAAAGCGAAAAAAGGCATAACCCTTGTTCTGAACTATAAACCGTATAACGAGTTTAGTGCGTTTTATAACTCTGTTAAGAATGGTAGTTCTAAAATAATTGGTTTAGGTTCGGTAACTACTAATGCCGATAGAGAAAAAGAAGTTTCTATTTCTGCGCCGTATTTGCAGAATGTGGCTGTATTGATTACTGCCGGGAAAGTCCATACTGTCAAAGAAAAAAACCAAACAGAAGTCACAAAAGTCTTCAGTGGTTTAAATGCTATGGTGGTGAATAATTCAAGTCACATGGTGTATATGAACAGCATTAAAAGGACATTTATACCGAACTTAAAAATAGAATCTACTGAGTCTCAAAATAAAGTATTAGAAAAAATAAGCAACGATCACACTTTTTTTGGTTACGTTGATATTGTTGCCTACTGGGCGTACCTAAAAAACAATCCGTCTAAGTTTTTAAAAATTCAGAAAGTATTCAACGAACCAAAAGAATATCTTGGGTTTATTATGCCGAAAGAAAGTTTGTACAAAAGTTCTTTAAACGAATTTTTTGAAAGCGGATTTGGATTCACATCCACAAAATCGTACCACCAGATTTTAGAAAAATATCTGGGATATGAAATAATAGAATCGGTAGAGATAAAATAACACTAAGAAGTTTTTTTAAGTAAGGCCATGTAAAAGCCATCAAACCCTTCGCTTGGTAAAAGCGTGCTATCTTTTAGCAATTCAAAATTAGCGTTGTTGTTTAAAAACGTACTGACTTGATGTTGGTTTTCACTTGGCAGAATGCTGCAGGTGCTATATACCATAAGCCCACCAGTAGAGAGCATTTTTGAATAGTCCGATAAAATACTTTCCTGTATTTTTTTTGTCCGCTCAATCGTTTCTGCTGTCAATTTCCATTTGGCATCAGGGTTACGTTTGAGAACGCCCAAGCCACTACAAGGAACATCTAATAATAGTTTGGTTGCTTTGTTATGCAGTTTATTAATTGTTTGATCGGGTTCAATCACTCGGGTTTCAATATTAGAAGCGCCTGCGCGTTTGGCGCGTTTTTTTAATTCTTCAAGTTTCCAAGCCTCTATATCAAGACTAATAACTTTCCCTTTGTTTTTCATTAAAGCAGAAAGGTGCAGGCTTTTTCCACCTGCGCCGGCGCAAGCGTCAATAACTAAATCGTTAGTCTTAGGATCGAGAAACTCGCTGATAAGTTGTGAACCGGCGTCTTGCACTTCGAACCAACCTTCTTTAAAAGTTTTTGTTTGGAAAACATTTTCACGTTTTGATAAGCGTAAAGCGTTTTCGACATTTTCAACAGAGGATGTTTCAATTTTATCTGCGAGTAATGCTTCAGAAAGTTTTTGTTTATTTGTTTTAAGTGCGTTTACACGTAAAAAAACCGAAGCTTGTTCGTTCATCGCAACAGCTTGTTTTAACCAAGTTTCTTCTCCTAATTCGTTACAGCCTAATTCCCAAAGCCAATCTGGGTAAGATTCATAGAGTGGTACATTTGTTTTTAAACTTTCTTGGTGTGCTAAAATATAAGGAACGTCAACGTGTTTAAACTCTTGCCAATCTGGTATTTCAACTTTTTTAACCACAAGCCAAACTGCTGTTATAAACCAAAAATTGGTTTGAGAATCGGCTAACTCGCTGTATAAACGAAAATTTCTAACAATATCATAAACTCCTTCTGCAACAAAGCGCCTGTCTCTGCTTCCCCATTGTGGGTTTTGTTTGAATACTTTTTCAAGCGCCTTATCTGCATATCTGTTTTTAATAAATATTTCTTGAACAGTTGCTGCAACGGAATTAACAAGGTTTTTATAAAGTTTCATTTTGCAAAGATAGTGGTAATTACCAATACCACTTGGCAAAGCCTTAATAAATATAGATTAACTCCGATTATAGAAATGGTTTTGCGTTGGATATTAGGAGTGTAACTATCGAACAACTTGTACGGTACCTTTCAGTGTCCGCTTGACAATACCTTTTAAACGTGGTTCGTAAACATCACACACATAGAAGAATGTTCCTTCACTTACAGGAACTTTTGTAACATTACTGATACCGTCCCATTTGAAATATGGATCCTTTGTGGTATAAACGAGATGTCCCCAACGATCAACAACAGAAAGGTCAATTTCCTTTATCTGTCTGACTCTTATCGCCTGAAAAAAATCGTTTACCTCATCTTTATTTGGTGAAAATACATTTGGTAATTCAAATATTGGACAATTATCAATACAAAAATCAGGGCTCAAAGGCCCAACATTTTCGTGTATATCAGTAGCTTTTACAGCGTAACAACCTGAAAACAAATTAGGGTCATCTTGTTTGAAGACTAAAGGCTCATTTCTT
This region includes:
- a CDS encoding RsmB/NOP family class I SAM-dependent RNA methyltransferase is translated as MKLYKNLVNSVAATVQEIFIKNRYADKALEKVFKQNPQWGSRDRRFVAEGVYDIVRNFRLYSELADSQTNFWFITAVWLVVKKVEIPDWQEFKHVDVPYILAHQESLKTNVPLYESYPDWLWELGCNELGEETWLKQAVAMNEQASVFLRVNALKTNKQKLSEALLADKIETSSVENVENALRLSKRENVFQTKTFKEGWFEVQDAGSQLISEFLDPKTNDLVIDACAGAGGKSLHLSALMKNKGKVISLDIEAWKLEELKKRAKRAGASNIETRVIEPDQTINKLHNKATKLLLDVPCSGLGVLKRNPDAKWKLTAETIERTKKIQESILSDYSKMLSTGGLMVYSTCSILPSENQHQVSTFLNNNANFELLKDSTLLPSEGFDGFYMALLKKTS
- a CDS encoding substrate-binding periplasmic protein, whose product is MKKFSLIIILTLSFFVGKTQSLDSLTINYYENFPYAYLESGKLRGIEIDIIEEYVNWLKAKKGITLVLNYKPYNEFSAFYNSVKNGSSKIIGLGSVTTNADREKEVSISAPYLQNVAVLITAGKVHTVKEKNQTEVTKVFSGLNAMVVNNSSHMVYMNSIKRTFIPNLKIESTESQNKVLEKISNDHTFFGYVDIVAYWAYLKNNPSKFLKIQKVFNEPKEYLGFIMPKESLYKSSLNEFFESGFGFTSTKSYHQILEKYLGYEIIESVEIK
- a CDS encoding rhodanese-like domain-containing protein — encoded protein: MKKLITLSLFCLSFTLGAQTIVKNVDAVTFKKLIDEKQSILIDLRTSDEINSKGMIKGARQIDFFAKDAESQLLKLDKKKTYLVYCAGGGRSGECVDLMKKNGFKEVVNLEKGFDDWKRKGLEIEKK
- a CDS encoding T9SS-dependent choice-of-anchor J family protein — its product is MKRKITLLLIASASMFTMNSQVILSEDFTSPFNIGNNGWQVVDNTVPLSASSWTQGNQTGGNGTIPAYNGNNDDFYMADFTAVNGSAPGTISAFLITPTVTIYNGAILQFATRTLNQTAPNIYPDRLQVLMSQTGNTVIPTGPTNVGSFTDQLLDINPNLNSNNASAVSNGSVNGYPFAWTVYTLPISGVTGTVTGRFAFRYFVTNGGIGGVNSRLVGVDAVRYRLPCGVSVPSYTICSSGSATLNAIDGAAGYTYTWSPTVSNNSSVVVTPGSTSVYTLAYTSTSGTCPAVTSTVTIGSQLSIAIIASSSNTICSGTTVSLSAQSSATTYSWNTGATTSAITVTPNATTIYTVAGITGSLPFPSCYGANTIQIVVNASPTLAVALSPSVLCSQQGSITITASGADNYTYLSSSSNPQSIATPSAGAWNFPITGNALNGCSASGTVVFTVEPTPTVTATKSSPTVCTTHEVTLTANGADTYVWSGAGAGSTANPLTYSSSTTGSKIFTLIGTDLAGCTGSAVVSVNVIVCNLVGISVNNAFEETAIFPNPFTNEIKINVLDGNVVVYNALGQIVVNAAVHSSETINTSELPKGAYIVKAYNTNGELVKTAKLVKN
- a CDS encoding CofH family radical SAM protein, with the protein product MTVDSLLERALKFDFLSIEEGVFLFENAATADLAFVANELKKIQKKNSNKVTWQIDRNLNTTNVCIANCKFCNFYRIPGHKESYITDIKTYKKKIEETIKYGGDQLLLQGGHHPDLGLSFYTNLFKEIKSHFPQIKLHSLGPPEIAHITKLEKSTHTEVLKALVEAGLNSLPGAGAEILNDRVRRLISKGKCTGREWLEVMKAAHQLNITTSATMMFGHVETIYERFEHLVWIREVQAQKPAHAKGFLAFIPWPFMDDGTLLKRVKGVKNTVTSDEYIRMLALSRIMLPNIENIQASWLTVGKATAQICLHSGANDFGSIMIEENVVSAAGAPHRFTYKTIQESIQDAGFEPQLRNQQYEYRELPEGIEEQIVNY
- a CDS encoding alpha/beta hydrolase, which gives rise to MEIVYTIPGLGTDRNLFKNISIPQHSLKILEWPKPEPAFTLSDYAKTFIDQIDKSTPINMMGVSFGGMLCCEIADLIQVKKLVLISSCKTREELPIRIKFLKIFPLHKLVRDSGYRKLVSKLSWFIGFEKNDLFEFKQMAQSMPPNYFKYCIDMIINWPRKYNSQTIYHIHGLADRLLPSSKIKNFEPIKNGNHAMVVYKAHELNSILKKVFNGH
- the cysQ gene encoding 3'(2'),5'-bisphosphate nucleotidase CysQ; protein product: MDTKDLLKLAINAAFIAGDEILKIYNTDFYVETKSDNTPVTLADKTSGEFITKILSASNIPVISEEEEILDYAIRKTWPQVWIVDPLDGTKEYVKRNGEFAVNIALVEDNKPVIGIIYAPVAKDIYFGYKNGGSYKITQHDMIRELSKKNLIDHLFEFAKKLPSQKLPKTYTVVGSRSHLSREINEHVSKLKNLYGDVDMISVGSSIKQCWVAEGKAHEYSRYGTTMEWDTAAGQCILEEAGCQLIDLGTNLPMVYNREEMKNNYFIAKCKTF
- the purT gene encoding formate-dependent phosphoribosylglycinamide formyltransferase produces the protein MQKKIMLLGSGELGKELVIALQRLGEYVIAVDSYTSAPAMQVAHTFEVINMLDGDALDKIVTKHKPDLIVPEIEAIRTERFYDYEKQGITVVPSAKAANFTMNRKAIRDLASKTLGLRTAKYQYATTLEEFKVAVSAVGIPCVVKPLMSSSGKGQSIVKTESDIEKSWTYAMEGSRGDSKEIIIEEFIKFDSEITLLTVTQKEGPTLFCPPIGHRQERGDYQESWQPCAISDKDLKEAQSMAEKVTRELTGAGIWGIEFFLTPNGVYFSELSPRPHDTGMVTLANTQNYNEFELHARAILGLPIPEIELIKQGASAVVLAEKEGGLPAYTGVVEVLKNTNTDIKIFNKPTTRPYRRMAVVLCNDQVNADVIKTKEKAMKLAVQIKLVYS